The following is a genomic window from Strongyloides ratti genome assembly S_ratti_ED321, chromosome : 1.
ATTTACCATATATTGAATACCATTATTATCACTTGAAACAACCGGACCACCCAATAAATACTGATCACCACCATCTGATGTAGTTGAGCCTTCAACAAAATTAGTAACTAAGTTATCTGAAACATTGTCTGTCTCTCCAAAATCATCTACAATGTCATCTAGATAAAAGTCAGAATCTAACATATTCCCTGTGGAAACACGTGCTATATTACGTCCAATATGCCTAGGCCTTTTTGTTTCATGTTCATCAATAGCTAACAATTGCCTTTTACCAATCATTCTCGGTCGAGGTGCTCGTTCTCTACCAATCATATTAATAACACTACATAATTTTCTAATTACACTTTGTTGCATTCTATATTTTGCACGGAATGCCTCCACTTCCTCCCAAATAGCttcattttgttttaataatgtaGCAACTCGTCGTTCTGTAGCACTTTGTCTTTCTCTTAACTGTTTTATTTCATCAATTAATGCTTTATTAAATTGACTTGTTCCTTTAGAATGAACTTCTTCAATAGCTGAAACAATTTGTTGATCTGATTTTGGGGTAGaaagttttctttttatattacataaCATATCATATCTTCCACGAATAAAACAAGGATGTGAAAATTCTAAATTATCGCCAGCATTTTGGCATCCTATTAAACTTGATTTTTCAATTGTtgtaatttttctaaatccATACATATTTAGTTGACGAACACAACTATTTAAATTGctatgtttaaaatatagaGGTAAAACTTCTTTACAAAATGCATAAGGATCTTTAATATGAAAACTTAAACCGGacttaatatttaaaaaaaaaaaagtaaattattataaatattaaaaaaaatatattaacttaCCTCATCCCACTCAATAATATGATCAAAACTAGGATCATTAACTATATTccataattttataagaaatacAGGTGTTTTATCGTCTTCTTTTATTGCTGTATGAATAGATCCTGGTACGGCAAGTGCTCTACTTATATCAAGATCATTCTTACGTACTGAAGAACTTGGcattatatttgtattacaaaagttatattactaaaattagattttaatattatttaataatatattttaaaataaaaataatataatataaaaataacaatagttaaggtaaaaaatttgatgCCTTACGTTCTTCAAAATTTCGTGGTAAGATATCTATGTTGAAATTATATctaaagtaattaaaaaatactaaatttataaatattattaaaaaaagattttttatttaaaattaatatatcataaaactagatttaaaataacctctaaattttttttattaaaaaaatatattgatttaaatataaaaataacaaaaacatTGGGGAACAGGGATACTCCTGAAGTAAATTGGTGTAAACAatatcttaaatattttttttttatgtataacaagtaaattatacaaattttgaaaaataaatgaaatattcaaaataataattataacaaatattttagaaaattatttttttgaaataaataaaagttaacaattattttgccttttatatttgaatcttaaaaaagcttcgtattatataaataacatttactTTTAACTTAAGAAAAGGTTTATcttgtaaattaaaataataaggtacaaaataagtataataatatatagatattaaaaatatttagataagataaaaagaataactaaatttataatatattgaaaGCAATTCATAAgagatatttataataaaacttgtcaaatttgaatataatttctaacatttaaatattttattactctTAGAATATACTGTTTTAAGAGGTCATTAGAAAAGTTAATACCATGTTAGAAAATTGATTATCGCTAAAAGGTATAATGtgaattttatgaaaatagaaaataaattttactaacaatataataaaaaagatgtttAGTTACCATAAAACAAATTGTaaacatattaaataattacacaatataaatattataaaaatatttatatttcaaatagaattttatgattaaatacaaatattatctgtttaaaaatataaaaaaacttaaaaattataatttccaatagtaataaagtatataaatcgttaaactttaaaaaatggaGCAATGCGACAATTCttcaacaaaataatattttcactTTAAGAATACTTGGGGCAAtgtttatattcaaaatattaatttcgaataaaaatattatataactttttttatatttactgttaaagataaatttatctaCATACACCATATTGCTTACGTacatatttacattttttttaacatttatcattcaaataaatatatttagttaAAGCTATGAAACCATAATAAACgtttttacaattaataaacttattttatgGTAATTTTCAATGtttgttaattaaaaacaaagaaataattttctagtaaatattatactgtgatttgttttataacattttaaagataaaaataaaatatcaaagaTTACTAATTGactaaatgtttaaaaaaaatatattatacataGTGTTTTTGAATTACAATGAAAGATATATTTGTATGATTAAAATTGTAGTCATTGCttgataatataacaaataaattgttaaatttatatatgatactttaatttgatgaaaaattaatgtttggtaaaaaaacaaaatacaTAGTCTATTCTAAATTCTTCTTATCTACTTATTctgtaaatattattacagAATGATATATAGGTGTTAAAATTTCCAAACAAAgtaatacaaataaattttgtgaTAAGAcgtgatataattttttatttaaaaatggttttaaaattttaataaaatttattactataaaataattaaaaatttttttacaataaatttttaaaatacaatcataatattaaaatttattttatacctaaatatataatttttttttaaaacaattaattaaacTAAGTGTTATCTCACAAAACTTATATAtcacaaaatataaaaaaaaatataatatatatagtgATTTAAATgctaattatattttgaaatctttttctattattcttatttatttagtatatattattcgaatgttgttttatttataattaaattttaatgtttctttttactgtttaagatatttaatactttttctacaaaacatttttttttgataattatagtgaagttttattttcttattttttttattaattctcaaggtaaaatttatcattatttattgtaaaataactattatataattcttttattcGTAAAcacaatttattataaaattatttttttttagtcattaaaatgaaataatggGTAAAAATGACTACAATAAAATTGGAATGTTTGTACCAAATGGTAAACAATTTtggatttataaaaataatggagAAATACcattatcaataattaaaGAAGAATCAAGAAGTCAATACTCAGAATTTAGTACATTAAATAGTACTTTGCAAAAAAACACTAGCTAAACAACTAGAAAATACTTAGCTCACAATGAAATACATGAAACagaaagtttaaaatttgttactTCATTTGAATATGATAGTAGTCTTAAAAGAagagtaaaaaattttaaaggaGTTATGGAAagtattgaaaaattaaaaattttaagttcaaataattttgacAATATTCAAAGTTCTagatctaaaaaaatatcacaaCAAAAGGTAGTAAATCACAATGAAAACAAGAAAAATAGGATAATGGAGTGTCAAAGTGATAGccaaaaaagaaaacttaGCTTTggataaaattaacaaagcACTATTCCCAAGTTGTACTGTCAAAAATGAAATCAATAAGACTTTTAAATGACATTGTTGGTGGGACCTCAAAAGTTCTTATggattatcaattaaaaatatataattatatataaatagttataaatattataaaataaaaagtttatacttaaagattttttcttatcattttatacatttattaaattttatttctagactttaatatttttattttccttatagaaaattttatagtaaagattcttttataaaattttaatgagtTTATATTGAAAGTCATTTTTAAAGCTTCATGATATTTGATTtcaattacttttattttatggaaattaacatatttaaaataaataaaatattactatatctacaataactaaaattggtaaatatataaataaataataaaaattgacatTGAAAATgtaatgatgaaaaaaaaattgactCTACTAAAATTATCCTTTTTCTTGTgctatataaaatattctaatttaatgaaaagaGATTTGGTAAATATTCTATAGAAGGATAGATTAGAAGGcattttattcatataaaaatacaatacaCTATTTACCAATTATTTTCCATTGAAAGTCAAAACTAGCGCCTTCttcaatcattttattttttttagtgtaTGTGCATCTCTTAATCTCTACCTAATTTACTGTGCCGTTTTCTAttcttaaataattataacttttaactataacatttatattatgaaTCAACAAAGTGAAGGTAATTATTTATCTCATATATTTActaaacaattttatcatatttcttTTCAATCTTTAGATTTAAGTGCCGAAAACGATAGATTTTCtgatattaatttatcactTGATGAGGATGAATTTATTGGACAACCAATCTCTTCTGAGGATATAGAACCAGCACATTCAGAAGAACCAGACTTGgtatctattaaaaataacaaattatgTACATTATCTACAATTCATGAGGAATCAAAAGATATCTCAAATAATccattattaaaagatatttcaTTAAACTTTCATGGGTTTGACAAAATGtcagaaaatattaataatcaaTCAGATGTTAGTTCCCATGTACCTTCATTAGTAAGTAGTACAGGAGGAAGTTACtcaaaaaattcaaaagCTTTAAGTGATAGAAGAAGTGAAATTTCAAATGCTTCTTCAAAAAGATCAAGTAATATAATAAGCAGGAGGAGTGAAATTTCAAATATGTCTTCACAATTATCAAATAACAGTAGAAATAGTCAAAAGAGACGCGAAAAAGAATGTAGAAATGTTATGGAGAGTATTGATAAGTTAAGAAACATAAGCTTAAACGATAGTAGTCATTTTCAAAGACCTGATTCTAAAACATCAAACTTTTCAATgcatgataatattataaatgagAAAAATTGTGTGAAATTTAATCCTGTTCATCAATCTGTTGGAAGTAGTTTTTTTCATCAGAATACAACAACAAATTCAAGAACTAGCAACTATACTTCAAAAGTTAATACTCAAAATGATAACAATAAAAGTATACATGAAGATAAAGATACTGGTTTAGATCAAATTCAAAATATGTTAActaatttaagaaaaaatagtGTAGAAGTAAAGGTTAATACAGACGAAGTACCATTATCTGAAATGAAATCGtttaagtttttaaatgatattattgaaagaacaacaaatgtttttttaaaagatcatTTTGagtatttaaatgaaaatcaAGCTTTCTTTGAAATGAGTCCAGGATTTTTGGCTCAATATATTCCTGAAACAATTGATGAAAAATGTACAAATCAATCTAAAATACTTAATAGAAAGGGTAATGAACATCACAAAAACGAAAATAAAACGTATGTTGAATTAACTGGACGAAATGAATCAGGTAGAAACTCGGTAATCTCTAATCAAATGGAAGGAAGCTGCAATATTAAAAGCGTAGACTCTGCCGCATTCTTTGctgaataaatttaaacaattataattaatttaaaacatgtaaaaattattttttttttgtaattaaaaacatttactcatacataaaactttaatatataatatttttaaaaagacaaAACATAATTACTTTAAGTAATACTAATAATGTCAGGGAAATCTGCTACAATTAttgataaagttttattaataagtTTACTTTAAGGAGTAGTATCGCTACTACTAATTgctatattaatataatccAAATCAACATAATTTGATTTGGTATTTTGAGATGAATAATTAACTTGATTGTTGTAACTTGGTGATcctgtattatttttagttgtTGAAAATATTGGTGAAGGTATTACTATCATTGATTTTGACTGTTGATTCCCAAATTTACCAATGATAtcacataatttttttacaacattTTGTTGCATTTTATATGTTGTATGTAAAATTGTAATTTCcttttttaaagtttcatTTTGCAATACCAGCtgattgataaaattttccGTATCAGATTGTTTacttttcatattttttatttcatttaaaagtttaatattttcagaATTTATGTGGTtgttttcaaaattaatataattttcatgTACTACTTTTTGACTtgatatttttcttttaatattgtttagTAAATCAACTCTTCCACGAAGAAAGAATTTATGAGAAAATTCAGAAATATTCatactattaaaatttagaTTACCCGTCTTTTCaatatctattatttttttaaatccaTACATATTAAGTTGGCgaataaaactatttaaatttgaatgtttaaaatataatggaAGAATTTTCTTGTACATAATATAAGGTTCTTTAACAAGAAAACTTGAACcattctaataaaaataaacaaaatagaCTTTTAATAAGTATAATTTACCTCACTCCATCCAATTATACGATTATATTCCGTATCATTAACAATTTGCCATAACTTTAAGATAAAAGTAGGAATCTTCCCAGTTTCAGTACCTGATGATTCAATTGGTCGTTCAGTTTTAAGCActtcaaaaatattcattatgctataatatattaaaattattaattcaattaaataatttaaataaataatttaaatttaaaaaaaaaattatttaaagtccttttttaatgatgataaaaaagtaattgtAAAACAAATTAAGCTGACAAATATTACTCTTCTACAATCGCTACAAgagttataattaaaaaaagtatataaaaacaatgattaataataaaattattttttaaaattttgtataatttctttaaaaatcgATATGATTTGggaacaaatatttaaattaactaaaaatttaataataaccttttaactttttttttatatcagtaattaaaaagaaaaaaacaataatacattttaatagttatatatatgaggaaaatattaaaattttttaagaaattactttttgatttattgataaatataaaaaaaatctaatataaaagattactctatataaaacattttataaaagaattaaaatcaattaaaaatgtatttattttttaaatatgtttaaaaaataaaagttttatagttaaaatagaatattatatatcattataaattattttttctactaTCAGTATATTACAAAGTATTTATGTAAgtaattgtatatttttttccttataaaagtataagttattttaatgaaaataaaaaaaaaattttatttttaaaattatcaaaaaaaaagttattactttatttgatatataattgtttattatttaaaaaaagttgtacTAAATTGTTAATAGTATTCAAACATTTTAACTAACAATAAGTTCACGTTCTTCACCATGGAATTTTGTTTCCATGTTTATAACACCAATATCAAAGGTCTTCTTTGGTTCTTTACCAGCAGTAACATATGAGTATGGAATTGTGAATTTTACTTTACGTGCTCCAagctataataaaaaaatattattattatatatatttatataaaattaccGATAAAGAATTATCACAATTATGGTAAACTTTTAATCTTGGATCAATGTTGGTAAGTTCTCTTTCATCACCTTTAAGTAAAAATTCTCCATTAGCATCAGTGTATCCTTGATCTAATAAATCATCTGGATCAGGacctataaaaaaaattttaatttataattttatttttaatagtatacCTGAATCTTCCTCCCAAAGCTTGATTCTTGTGTTTGATAATGGTTTGTTACCACACATAAGCTTTCCTTTAACAGCAATAGATTGCTGTCTAAGACTGGCACAAACTCCAACAATTACaaagaacaaaaaaatgaGACTATACTTCATATTTCtagaatataaatttaaaaaaaatataagatgaaaattatttaaagttataaaatttaaaaatgatttaaaatataaaaaccttaataaatatagatattcttatcattaaacaaatattattacattttgACTAAATGAAAAgataacataaaataaatgctATAACATAGACTATACCGTTAagtttaaaaacattaactaactaatttttatgattctttttaattaaatttcttttatcatatttataagatatatatttttgataagatattacttttattgatataaacaaatgttattattttaagaaatattaatgtatataatgataaattaatttattgataataaacatatatttattattgaaaatattctGAAATAGATACAAAGTTTTTAACCTTCTTGTTTGTTGAAagtttgttaatatttttttattatttttaaagtattttgatattttaaaatttcataaaattactacttttttgagttaaaaaaaaaacataaattatgtttattttatcttataaatattaattttgttgtATGATTCTTGAAACCATTaaaagcttttttttttttaaaattatacatttcCTTATTGTGATTCTTTATACTTATTCTAccattgaaaaaaatgaaagataataaaacttaaaacacataaaaatttcttagaGTTAATGAATTGAATATAACataaagtaaattatttaaaactcaacaatgattaaattttttgataaaacatataaattaaattataatatttttttagaacagtagatatcattaaaatgaactttttttacaagaatttttacttactatttttaaaaaaaaaaatattaacaacattaatttattaatataaaaaatttcctGTTATTCATTGTACCAATTTAACcattgttataaatatttttatatattaaaatattttattattttgtcaattagttatcatttttattacatactCATTTGATTaagcttttaaaaaaatcatttattacACCGAAACTttagtaaatatattaagataaaataaaagtattaaaaacaCTAAGAAgtaaatacattttaataaaaatataaagaaaaaatttgaaatgattaattagaaaaatttttcttttatatttataaagaaagCGTTTTTAAATTGTGATATGAAAGGTATTGACagatcaaaaaattttcactGCATACGTCATTCCAGtttaataaagaataatCTTAGTTTACATTTTGTCCAAACTCTTTTTGTCactaaaagataatataaaatagaagacaatatttttattgaataaaaatatgtaaaaaaataactaaatgaaaaaaaataatattataatcaacatttttaataatattgttaatgttaaattattaatgataaaaaataaaattgttttgatTACTTTGATCTAATGTTTTAAAGAAatgtatttaatattttttttacatattatattgttttgaataatttaaaaagaaacttttgaattttttgtcttcattaatttgttaataatttatataacttttgtTACAAAAATACGAATTTATAATACCATATTTTATcggtaaataaaattatta
Proteins encoded in this region:
- a CDS encoding Heat shock factor (HSF)-type, DNA-binding domain and Winged helix-turn-helix DNA-binding domain-containing protein, which translates into the protein MPSSSVRKNDLDISRALAVPGSIHTAIKEDDKTPVFLIKLWNIVNDPSFDHIIEWDESGLSFHIKDPYAFCKEVLPLYFKHSNLNSCVRQLNMYGFRKITTIEKSSLIGCQNAGDNLEFSHPCFIRGRYDMLCNIKRKLSTPKSDQQIVSAIEEVHSKGTSQFNKALIDEIKQLRERQSATERRVATLLKQNEAIWEEVEAFRAKYRMQQSVIRKLCSVINMIGRERAPRPRMIGKRQLLAIDEHETKRPRHIGRNIARVSTGNMLDSDFYLDDIVDDFGETDNVSDNLVTNFVEGSTTSDGGDQYLLGGPVVSSDNNGIQYMVNDPNISNETANDQYLINESVGNNNDQYIMSNSAITDGRNNDQYPYVTHSHF
- a CDS encoding Heat shock factor (HSF)-type, DNA-binding domain and Winged helix-turn-helix DNA-binding domain-containing protein — encoded protein: MNIFEVLKTERPIESSGTETGKIPTFILKLWQIVNDTEYNRIIGWSENGSSFLVKEPYIMYKKILPLYFKHSNLNSFIRQLNMYGFKKIIDIEKTGNLNFNSMNISEFSHKFFLRGRVDLLNNIKRKISSQKVVHENYINFENNHINSENIKLLNEIKNMKSKQSDTENFINQLVLQNETLKKEITILHTTYKMQQNVVKKLCDIIGKFGNQQSKSMIVIPSPIFSTTKNNTGSPSYNNQVNYSSQNTKSNYVDLDYINIAISSSDTTP
- a CDS encoding Transthyretin-like family-containing protein encodes the protein MKYSLIFLFFVIVGVCASLRQQSIAVKGKLMCGNKPLSNTRIKLWEEDSGPDPDDLLDQGYTDANGEFLLKGDERELTNIDPRLKVYHNCDNSLSLGARKVKFTIPYSYVTAGKEPKKTFDIGVINMETKFHGEERELIVS